The Euleptes europaea isolate rEulEur1 chromosome 2, rEulEur1.hap1, whole genome shotgun sequence genome has a segment encoding these proteins:
- the REN gene encoding renin: MQHECTFVVVACFLCLSSNAFQRISLKKMPSIRQTMQEMGVKASDVFLSLKHVEHSVGTGPHNKTAPTILTNYQDVQYYGEILIGTPAQTFKVVFDTGSANLWVPSYKCSPLFSACVSHNRYDSSESSTYLENGTKIAIQYGQGNMRGFLSQDIVTVADIPVFQEFAEATALTNDPFIYAKFDGVLGMGYPSQAIDGVIPVFDRIISQKVLKEEVFSVYYSRNSQSNTGGEIILGGSDPSYYTGDFHYHSISRKGYWHIDLQGVSVGGEMLFCQDGCTAAVDTGTSFITGPASSVSVLMKAIGATLISEKDYVVECSKVQLLPDISFIFEGRAYMLSGSAYVLQHSSYGSGLCVVAFTAFDIPPPLGPLWVLGASFIGEYYTEFDRKHHRIGFAKSL, encoded by the exons ATGCAGCATGAATGTACCTTTGTGGTGGTTGCCTGCTTCCTGTGCTTATCCAGCAATGCCTTCCAAAG GATTTCACTCAAGAAAATGCCCTCAATCCGACAGACCATGCAGGAGATGGGTGTGAAAGCATCAGACGTCTTCTTGTCACTGAAGCATGTTGAACACTCTGTTGGCACGGGGCCCCATAACAAAACAGCACCTACCATCCTCACCAACTACCAGGAT GTGCAGTATTATGGTGAAATCCTCATTGGTACACCAGCCCAAACCTTCAAAGTAGTCTTTGACACTGGTTCTGCTAACCTTTGGGTGCCATCGTACAAATGCTCCCCGTTGTTCAGTGCTTGCG TTTCACACAACCGCTATGACTCCTCAGAATCAAGCACATACCTTGAAAATGGAACCAAAATTGCAATCCAGTATGGACAAGGAAACATGAGGGGTTTCCTTAGTCAGGACATTGTCACA GTTGCTGATATTCCTGTTTTCCAAGAGTTTGCAGAAGCCACAGCACTAACGAATGATCCTTTCATCTATGCCAAATTTGATGGGGTGCTTGGTATGGGGTATCCCAGCCAAGCTATAGATGGTGTTATTCCAGTGTTTGACCGGATTATCTCTCAGAAGGTCCTGAAGGAGGAAGTGTTCTCTGTCTATTACAGCAG AAATTCTCAGTCAAATACTGGGGGAGAAATCATCCTAGGAGGCAGTGACCCCTCTTACTATACAGGAGACTTCCACTACCATAGCATTAGCAGGAAAGGCTACTGGCACATTGATCTTCAAGG GGTATctgtaggaggggaaatgttGTTCTGTCAAGATGGTTGCACAGCAGCTGTAGACACCGGGACTTCCTTCATTACTGGCCCAGCTAGTTCCGTGTCAGTCTTGATGAAAGCCATTGGAGCTACCTTGATTTCAGAAAAAGAT TATGTCGTTGAATGTAGCAAAGTCCAGCTTCTGCCTGATATTTCCTTTATCTTCGAAGGCAGAGCCTATATGCTCAGCGGCTCTGCCTATGTCCTCCAG CATTCCAGTTATGGGAGTGGTCTCTGTGTTGTGGCTTTCACTGCTTTTGACATCCCTCCTCCGCTGGGCCCCCTGTGGGTTCTGGGTGCCAGTTTCATTGGCGAGTACTACACTGAATTTGACCGGAAGCACCACCGGATTGGCTTTGCCAAATCCCTCTGA